The proteins below come from a single Eubacterium limosum genomic window:
- a CDS encoding alpha-glucoside-specific PTS transporter subunit IIBC, with amino-acid sequence MMQKIQKFGGAMFTPVLLFAFAGIVVGIGTLFTTQAIFGELASPESLWFKCWNVVLQGGWTVFRQLPLLFVVALPIGLAKKQNARCCMEALVLYLTFNYFVSIMLSQWGADLGIDLTSQAEGGSHLTQIAGIETLDMGMFGALGISALVIFLHNRFYEKELPEWLGIFSGSTFVFMIGFFAMLPVAVLAILIWPQVQLLMSALQQFVLGAGTLGVGLFVFLEKLLIPFGLHHLLYSSFYFDNVVINGGIYSYWATQLPQLAASTEALKELAPWASYTATGFSKIFGCPGIALAFYFTAKPQNRKRLLALLIPITLTAVLCGVTEPIEFTFLFIAPVLFIVHAVLSALLAMVINLLGITGIFSGGLIEMASFNWIPLMGSHWQQYLLLFAVGLAFTGIWFVVFRFIILKLNLKTPGRQDEENVKFYSKSDYRASKSDEETLIVQKVLEALGGKENIIDVTNCATRLRVNIKDPKVVLDDQAFKDLGTHGCITSGRSVQVIIGLSVAKFREQFENLL; translated from the coding sequence CCAGGCCATTTTTGGCGAGCTGGCAAGCCCGGAAAGCCTCTGGTTCAAATGCTGGAACGTCGTGCTTCAGGGCGGCTGGACCGTATTCCGGCAGCTCCCGCTGCTGTTTGTGGTGGCCCTGCCCATCGGTCTTGCCAAAAAACAAAATGCGCGCTGCTGTATGGAAGCGCTGGTCCTCTATTTAACCTTCAACTATTTTGTCTCAATCATGCTCTCCCAATGGGGCGCAGACCTTGGCATTGACCTGACATCTCAGGCAGAAGGCGGAAGCCATTTAACCCAGATTGCCGGTATTGAGACCCTCGATATGGGGATGTTCGGGGCATTGGGAATTTCGGCGCTCGTCATATTTCTGCACAACCGGTTTTATGAAAAAGAGCTGCCGGAATGGCTGGGTATTTTCAGCGGCTCCACCTTTGTATTTATGATTGGCTTCTTCGCAATGCTGCCAGTGGCAGTCTTAGCGATCCTTATATGGCCTCAGGTTCAGCTTTTAATGAGCGCCCTTCAGCAGTTTGTACTGGGAGCAGGCACCTTGGGTGTGGGCTTGTTTGTATTTTTGGAAAAGCTGCTGATCCCCTTTGGCCTCCACCATCTGCTTTACTCCTCTTTCTACTTTGATAATGTGGTCATTAACGGAGGAATCTATTCTTACTGGGCCACACAGCTCCCTCAACTCGCGGCGTCGACAGAAGCATTAAAGGAGTTGGCGCCGTGGGCCTCCTACACAGCCACAGGATTTTCAAAGATATTCGGCTGTCCGGGGATCGCGCTGGCCTTTTATTTCACCGCTAAGCCACAGAACAGGAAACGTTTGCTGGCGCTGCTGATCCCAATAACACTGACCGCTGTTTTGTGCGGGGTGACCGAGCCCATTGAGTTCACATTTTTATTTATCGCGCCTGTTTTATTTATTGTGCACGCTGTATTGTCAGCGCTGCTGGCCATGGTGATTAACCTGCTGGGAATAACCGGAATCTTTTCCGGGGGCCTTATCGAGATGGCCTCCTTCAACTGGATTCCCCTCATGGGAAGCCACTGGCAGCAATACCTGCTCCTGTTTGCCGTAGGGCTTGCTTTTACAGGTATCTGGTTTGTCGTGTTTCGCTTTATAATTCTTAAGCTTAATCTCAAAACACCAGGGCGCCAGGATGAAGAAAACGTCAAATTTTATTCCAAGTCGGATTACAGGGCCAGTAAAAGCGATGAAGAGACACTTATTGTGCAAAAAGTGCTCGAGGCACTGGGAGGAAAAGAAAATATCATCGACGTCACGAATTGTGCGACACGCCTCAGGGTGAATATTAAAGACCCAAAAGTGGTGCTGGACGATCAGGCTTTTAAGGACCTCGGAACACATGGGTGCATTACGAGCGGCAGATCCGTCCAGGTCATTATAGGATTGTCCGTCGCAAAATTTCGGGAACAGTTTGAAAATTTATTATAA
- a CDS encoding 6-phospho-alpha-glucosidase produces MTQKYTITVAGGGSTFTPGIVLMLLKESSRFPIRKIMLYDNDPERQKIIAEACGIYLRENAPEIEFGYTDDPKEAFTGIDFVLAHIRVGKYAMREKDEKIPLKYGVVGQETCGPGGIAYGMRSIGGVLEILNYMEAYSPDAWMLNYSNPAAIVAEATNRLRPDSKILNICDMPIDLEEKMAGIAGLKSRKEMQVGYYGLNHFGWWHQIYDKAGNDLMPVIRAYIAENGFPVSAEQQVDDSWAHTFKMAREVYAIDPETIPNTYLKYYLFPYEIAAGLDPEYTRANEVMDGREKKVFSVCREIIEKGTSSGSNFEADAHATYIVDLARAIAENTQERFLLIVPNEGAIENFERTAMVEIPCIVGKNGYEKICQGKIPRFQKGMMEQQVNVEKLVVDAWIEGSYQKLWQALTLSKTVPSAAAAKVILDEFIQANEDYWPELT; encoded by the coding sequence ATGACACAAAAATATACCATTACAGTAGCAGGCGGAGGCAGTACTTTTACACCAGGTATTGTTCTGATGCTGTTAAAAGAGAGCAGCCGCTTTCCGATAAGGAAAATCATGCTCTATGACAACGACCCCGAGAGACAGAAAATAATCGCAGAAGCCTGTGGAATTTACCTCCGCGAGAACGCGCCGGAAATTGAGTTTGGTTATACCGATGATCCAAAGGAAGCTTTTACAGGCATCGACTTTGTGCTGGCGCATATCCGTGTTGGAAAATACGCCATGCGCGAAAAGGATGAGAAGATTCCCTTAAAATATGGGGTTGTGGGTCAGGAGACCTGCGGCCCGGGCGGTATCGCCTACGGCATGCGCTCCATCGGCGGCGTCCTTGAGATTTTAAACTATATGGAAGCGTATTCTCCGGACGCCTGGATGCTGAACTATTCAAACCCGGCCGCCATTGTAGCCGAGGCGACCAATCGGCTGAGGCCAGATTCAAAGATTTTGAACATCTGTGATATGCCCATCGACCTTGAAGAAAAAATGGCGGGAATAGCAGGGCTCAAGTCGCGTAAGGAAATGCAGGTCGGCTACTATGGCCTGAACCACTTTGGGTGGTGGCACCAGATCTATGACAAAGCAGGCAACGACCTGATGCCCGTTATCAGGGCATACATTGCGGAAAACGGCTTTCCAGTCAGTGCAGAGCAGCAGGTCGATGACAGCTGGGCTCACACCTTTAAAATGGCCAGAGAGGTTTACGCGATTGATCCGGAGACAATCCCAAATACTTATTTGAAGTACTATCTGTTTCCCTACGAGATCGCTGCCGGGCTGGACCCAGAATATACCAGAGCCAATGAAGTTATGGACGGGCGGGAAAAAAAGGTGTTCAGCGTCTGCCGCGAGATCATCGAAAAGGGAACCAGCAGCGGCAGTAATTTTGAAGCAGACGCCCACGCTACCTATATTGTCGATTTGGCCAGGGCGATTGCGGAGAACACCCAGGAGCGTTTTTTACTCATCGTTCCGAATGAAGGGGCCATTGAGAATTTTGAGCGGACCGCCATGGTGGAAATTCCCTGTATTGTCGGAAAAAACGGTTATGAGAAAATCTGCCAGGGAAAAATCCCGCGTTTTCAAAAAGGGATGATGGAGCAGCAGGTCAACGTCGAGAAACTGGTGGTAGACGCATGGATTGAGGGCAGCTACCAGAAGCTGTGGCAGGCCCTGACACTTTCCAAAACCGTCCCGAGCGCGGCAGCGGCAAAAGTCATATTAGATGAATTTATCCAGGCCAATGAAGATTACTGGCCTGAGCTTACTTAA
- a CDS encoding MurR/RpiR family transcriptional regulator, with translation MKLDEHINKYYHNLNENDLYIWKYIKSNREACKSLTITEMSSRCHVSRTTLSRFVHKIGFNGFSEFKVTLIHDSQTPKEDYTSMKKVISLYNEVVHRIVEQNCDKIFELIDSAENLYIYSSGILQSTVAHEMTRIFVSAKRIFYEINGNAETNRMIEKITPKDVMFMVSYSGESPEVVEFAHALKIRNVPVVSITTLHENELAKLSTVNLYTSGLVIKKDDLDVSYTSVTSFFILIEMLFLKYLEYRSHKEQ, from the coding sequence ATGAAACTTGATGAACATATTAACAAGTACTACCATAATCTCAACGAAAACGACTTATATATCTGGAAATACATCAAATCAAACAGGGAGGCGTGCAAAAGCCTGACAATCACTGAGATGTCCAGCCGGTGCCATGTCTCACGGACCACATTATCGCGTTTTGTTCATAAAATTGGATTTAACGGCTTTAGTGAATTCAAAGTGACATTAATACACGACAGCCAGACGCCCAAAGAGGATTACACCAGCATGAAAAAGGTGATCAGCCTTTATAATGAGGTGGTCCACCGCATTGTGGAGCAGAACTGTGATAAAATTTTTGAGCTGATCGACAGCGCAGAGAACCTGTATATCTACAGCTCCGGAATACTGCAGAGTACTGTCGCCCATGAAATGACCCGGATCTTTGTCTCGGCAAAACGGATATTTTATGAGATTAACGGAAACGCAGAGACAAACCGTATGATTGAAAAAATCACCCCAAAAGATGTGATGTTTATGGTTTCATACAGCGGCGAATCCCCCGAGGTGGTAGAATTTGCGCATGCGCTGAAAATCCGTAATGTCCCGGTTGTCTCAATCACCACCCTCCACGAAAACGAGCTGGCAAAGCTCAGCACCGTGAATTTATACACGTCAGGGCTGGTCATAAAAAAAGATGATCTCGATGTGTCTTACACGTCGGTTACCAGCTTTTTTATATTGATTGAGATGCTGTTTCTAAAATATTTGGAATACCGTTCCCACAAGGAGCAGTGA
- a CDS encoding MurR/RpiR family transcriptional regulator, which yields MDINQLVNQHYENFSETDHCIWQYIYKHMKECPQYSLSELAQRCSVSNNSILSFCKKLGMDGYGELRVILKWQEQTDDVLAVNLLNRTYQDYYLTLDYLKNLDLTKTFELFDCPGRIFIFGTGEVQRHAAEELKRLFFILQKRAFVIESKTELGTMTELLKKEDTLIVFSLSGNNRPVNNLVRGVKNKGTSILSVTSYEDNELEKLSDEHIYFYNHRIIKGRSQKTDGYLCAPFFTIIEVLFVRYLEAHYLENKRS from the coding sequence ATGGATATTAATCAATTAGTTAATCAGCACTATGAAAACTTCAGCGAAACCGACCATTGCATATGGCAGTATATTTATAAGCATATGAAAGAATGCCCCCAGTATTCACTCAGTGAGCTGGCACAAAGGTGCAGCGTTTCAAATAATTCGATCCTGAGTTTTTGCAAAAAGCTGGGCATGGACGGTTATGGGGAGTTAAGGGTTATTTTAAAGTGGCAGGAACAGACAGACGATGTGTTGGCAGTCAATCTGCTCAACCGTACCTATCAGGATTATTATCTCACCCTGGACTATTTAAAAAATCTTGATCTCACAAAAACCTTTGAGCTGTTCGACTGCCCCGGCCGGATTTTTATCTTTGGGACCGGAGAAGTACAGCGGCACGCGGCCGAAGAACTGAAACGCCTTTTCTTCATACTGCAAAAGCGTGCCTTTGTCATTGAGAGTAAAACAGAGCTGGGAACAATGACAGAGCTTCTGAAAAAGGAAGATACTCTGATCGTTTTTTCCCTGTCCGGCAACAACCGGCCGGTAAACAATCTGGTGCGCGGAGTAAAAAATAAAGGGACGTCCATATTATCCGTTACCTCCTATGAGGATAATGAGCTGGAAAAGCTCAGTGATGAACACATTTATTTTTACAACCACCGCATTATAAAAGGCAGAAGCCAGAAAACAGACGGCTATCTCTGCGCACCATTCTTCACCATTATAGAAGTACTGTTTGTGCGCTATTTAGAAGCGCATTATTTAGAAAATAAGCGTTCATAG
- a CDS encoding phosphatase PAP2 family protein: MDIQYLFLLQNFRFYSEGVFNDFFSFITTLGESFIPVLLMAAVYWCFNKKAGTYMCLAEGVGGLVNSVLKISFCVYRPWIRDPGIEPIAGAKTTATGYSFPSGHSTKATCYYGSLALYFRKYRFVVVFLFSVIFLVMLSRNFLGVHTPQDVLVGFGSAFLVILLMGYVLNDYLEKKPEKDIWVVAAMLICGVLIIIYAMTKSYPQNWVDGKLLVDPAKMVTDVFGNVGFAFGGAIGWIVERRKIKFSVEGTLYFKIRRYLIGAAVITVLHYILRNVFNLFLDAYAAAFIYNFLVPFFILAIYPALFKKFEKKCS; the protein is encoded by the coding sequence ATGGATATTCAATATTTATTTTTATTACAGAACTTTCGGTTTTATTCAGAAGGCGTATTCAACGACTTCTTTTCATTCATCACAACCCTTGGAGAATCCTTTATTCCCGTCCTGCTGATGGCAGCAGTGTACTGGTGCTTTAATAAAAAAGCCGGAACGTATATGTGCCTGGCAGAGGGCGTGGGGGGATTAGTCAACAGTGTGTTAAAAATCAGCTTTTGCGTTTACAGACCGTGGATAAGAGACCCGGGGATAGAACCCATCGCGGGGGCCAAAACCACAGCCACAGGCTACTCCTTTCCCAGCGGCCATTCAACAAAAGCCACCTGCTATTACGGCTCACTGGCCCTGTACTTCAGGAAATACCGTTTTGTCGTCGTGTTTTTGTTCAGTGTCATCTTTTTAGTCATGCTGTCCCGGAATTTCCTGGGCGTTCATACGCCGCAGGATGTGTTGGTAGGATTTGGCAGTGCATTTCTGGTCATCCTGCTTATGGGTTATGTGTTAAATGATTACCTGGAAAAAAAACCAGAGAAAGATATTTGGGTGGTGGCGGCCATGCTAATCTGCGGCGTCCTGATCATTATCTACGCAATGACAAAAAGCTATCCGCAGAACTGGGTTGACGGCAAACTCCTGGTGGACCCGGCTAAGATGGTCACCGACGTTTTCGGCAATGTAGGTTTTGCGTTTGGCGGCGCGATTGGATGGATCGTGGAGAGAAGGAAAATTAAATTTTCAGTCGAGGGGACACTCTATTTTAAAATCAGACGCTACCTCATCGGCGCGGCAGTCATAACCGTCCTGCACTATATTCTCAGAAACGTGTTTAACCTGTTTTTAGACGCCTACGCCGCGGCCTTTATCTATAATTTCCTGGTCCCATTTTTTATTCTGGCAATTTACCCGGCGCTTTTCAAAAAGTTTGAAAAAAAATGTTCATGA
- a CDS encoding DUF11 domain-containing protein — translation MKTLYRVISVITLALLLLLFVGVSTLARGFDVTYIKDLIPTQLTFDKRTINNGEQITATLALDNPTEAGLYNVSLKTTLPEGLHASAAEKTYDHIAGGQKINYSFKINNGEVSKAALLTAKKGANPHTGYQGPHAIFAVLMLTILILGVIFFKGNARRKQKMMSIILCLSIGTQLGLTALPREALAAGEEAASEESELPTSLENITYDVTEQLVVDGEEQTVTTTVSIEKIAPLTVTTASYEPMTTKTEVAADARFFNVVATSEEDAFSDSISAADIELANAFHGVSIDEINLLDEHTIRLKMSGELDHSDESCGVLYFDKNSFKQEGDKVGVLVVDVMKPLPYFADGTDNVMVNDDGTADIKFCLDTAEFADTAGTAHFSFDNTAVQPVALTIPSTDARKDGVLKVAVNGTADKTEILDALDGVTMTIDSAGLNCGSLELELALAEERITAELTLDTVTADPQSPTKAAASFNGTVSSLNGSVNLMPGSISLTEDTQTNAVISPITIESGTDGTFTFTVTIDNPELQRWYEEEGEEGLRAFFAHWASNENLVLAEGSLIDAYGVPVAADDYEVIVYDNMLASNSAASTTDLVSKILTIVNSFAKDAPIGGIAGILGLGSLAMSESKESMSGISESVAALNESALEINKTTTKIQNEVNYLVDASLESKISKFQDNARSINFRAGLLSSSTNDILAQLAKVESIESQEYKDLMDQLNIILGGTTTGGQGFVYDAYTFGQYILGEGVVGSVLDDYVTLYNRRYNWDSQTTTAKSEYWASNYQLYIKAYMISMCYMNANNKDHMYDAQITKMKDQFNSINTKWTTFQENLKPPVGKDRNLVDKQLYTVKTANTVTLDPLKDIHEILGDKYRGSFNMKVETLFNNLIKDKKITSYQADNKKIISVDTLNTMKNRLSSSGHKTLYDEMTAVGMVLPTKYLYIGNESLNVDDRLWIMSILTVFAGASGTGSFRGDVYNLETNALEKNVKLVKFRFITGGDFFEYNLDSYKSAYDKTPFVFKTTTQ, via the coding sequence ATGAAAACCTTATACCGAGTGATCAGTGTCATCACACTCGCTTTACTGCTGTTGCTGTTTGTGGGGGTATCGACCCTGGCAAGGGGATTTGACGTCACCTATATAAAAGACCTGATCCCCACACAGCTGACCTTTGACAAGCGAACCATAAACAACGGCGAGCAGATAACAGCGACCTTGGCGCTCGACAATCCAACAGAGGCGGGACTTTACAACGTATCGCTGAAGACGACCCTCCCCGAAGGCCTGCACGCGAGTGCTGCCGAAAAAACCTATGACCACATTGCAGGCGGTCAGAAAATAAATTACAGCTTTAAAATAAACAACGGAGAGGTCAGCAAAGCAGCACTCCTGACCGCTAAAAAAGGCGCGAACCCCCATACAGGATACCAGGGCCCCCACGCCATATTCGCCGTATTGATGCTGACCATTTTAATTTTGGGCGTTATCTTTTTTAAAGGAAATGCCAGGCGTAAACAAAAGATGATGTCAATCATACTCTGCCTGAGCATCGGAACACAGCTGGGGCTCACGGCCCTTCCAAGAGAAGCACTGGCGGCCGGAGAAGAAGCCGCATCAGAAGAATCCGAGCTGCCCACATCACTCGAGAACATCACCTACGACGTAACAGAGCAGCTGGTGGTAGACGGCGAAGAACAGACGGTTACCACCACTGTTTCCATCGAAAAGATCGCCCCCCTTACCGTGACCACCGCCAGCTATGAACCCATGACAACAAAAACAGAAGTCGCCGCAGACGCCAGGTTCTTTAATGTGGTTGCCACCAGTGAGGAAGACGCCTTTTCAGATTCGATCTCAGCCGCTGATATTGAACTGGCCAATGCCTTTCATGGTGTAAGCATAGATGAAATCAATTTGCTGGATGAGCACACAATCCGTCTTAAAATGTCAGGAGAACTGGACCACAGCGACGAGAGCTGCGGCGTTCTGTATTTCGACAAAAACAGCTTTAAGCAGGAAGGCGATAAAGTGGGCGTTCTTGTGGTCGATGTCATGAAACCGCTGCCGTATTTTGCAGACGGAACCGATAACGTCATGGTCAACGATGACGGCACCGCCGACATAAAATTCTGCCTGGACACCGCCGAGTTTGCAGATACTGCCGGCACCGCCCATTTTTCATTTGACAATACAGCAGTCCAGCCCGTAGCGCTGACCATTCCCTCCACCGATGCCAGAAAAGATGGTGTTTTAAAAGTCGCTGTGAACGGCACAGCCGATAAAACCGAAATCCTGGACGCCCTTGACGGCGTCACCATGACCATCGACAGCGCAGGGCTCAACTGCGGCAGCCTGGAGCTGGAGCTGGCACTGGCGGAAGAGCGGATTACAGCAGAGCTTACGCTAGATACCGTTACCGCCGATCCACAGTCCCCCACTAAGGCAGCCGCCTCCTTCAACGGTACGGTGAGCTCCTTAAACGGCAGTGTGAATTTAATGCCAGGCTCCATCAGCCTGACAGAGGATACGCAGACCAACGCTGTTATCTCGCCAATTACAATCGAGAGCGGGACAGACGGCACCTTTACCTTTACCGTAACCATAGATAACCCCGAGCTGCAAAGATGGTATGAAGAGGAAGGTGAGGAAGGGCTGAGAGCATTCTTTGCCCATTGGGCCAGCAATGAAAACCTTGTGCTGGCCGAAGGCAGCCTCATTGACGCCTACGGTGTGCCTGTCGCTGCTGACGATTATGAGGTCATTGTTTATGACAACATGCTGGCGTCAAACAGCGCAGCCTCCACAACCGACCTGGTGTCAAAAATCCTCACGATTGTCAACTCCTTTGCCAAGGACGCGCCAATAGGAGGAATCGCAGGTATCCTGGGGCTTGGCAGTCTGGCCATGTCCGAGAGCAAGGAATCAATGAGTGGAATAAGCGAAAGCGTTGCCGCTCTTAATGAGTCTGCGCTGGAAATAAACAAAACCACCACTAAAATTCAAAATGAAGTCAACTATTTGGTCGATGCGTCCCTGGAATCAAAAATAAGCAAATTTCAGGACAACGCCCGTTCCATTAACTTCCGGGCAGGGCTTCTGTCCAGCAGCACAAACGATATTCTGGCACAATTGGCCAAGGTAGAATCCATCGAATCACAGGAATATAAAGATCTTATGGACCAGCTGAATATTATTTTAGGAGGCACGACCACCGGCGGGCAAGGCTTTGTCTACGATGCCTATACCTTTGGGCAGTACATCCTTGGTGAGGGTGTTGTGGGCAGTGTGCTTGATGATTATGTCACGCTGTACAACCGGCGCTACAACTGGGATTCACAGACAACAACCGCCAAATCGGAATATTGGGCAAGCAATTACCAGCTTTATATTAAAGCATACATGATCAGCATGTGCTATATGAATGCCAATAATAAGGATCATATGTATGATGCGCAGATCACCAAAATGAAAGACCAGTTTAACAGCATTAATACTAAGTGGACGACTTTTCAAGAAAATCTGAAACCGCCTGTGGGAAAAGATCGGAATCTCGTCGATAAACAGCTGTATACCGTCAAGACGGCCAATACGGTAACTCTTGACCCTCTAAAAGATATTCATGAAATATTGGGCGATAAATATAGAGGCAGTTTTAATATGAAAGTCGAAACACTTTTCAATAATCTGATTAAAGACAAGAAAATTACATCATACCAGGCGGATAACAAAAAAATTATTTCAGTGGATACACTCAATACAATGAAAAACCGCCTGTCCTCCAGTGGCCATAAAACGCTATATGATGAAATGACAGCAGTCGGTATGGTGCTGCCTACAAAATATCTTTATATTGGAAATGAAAGCCTCAATGTTGACGACCGGCTTTGGATTATGTCGATCCTAACGGTCTTTGCTGGAGCCTCAGGGACGGGAAGCTTTAGGGGCGACGTGTACAATCTGGAGACCAATGCACTTGAAAAAAATGTAAAGCTTGTAAAGTTTCGTTTTATTACAGGCGGTGATTTTTTCGAATATAATTTAGACAGTTACAAGAGTGCGTACGATAAAACACCATTTGTATTTAAAACAACAACACAGTAA
- a CDS encoding tyrosine-type recombinase/integrase produces the protein MKRLKEFINFFVGTVPMDILFDKWLESKNHLKAQTKRTYVQLINRYLRPVFGEKSVKTISEEDIQRFVSDIQKDLSAKTVHEVYRCLRAVFELAIENKIIERNPCEKTVLPQKEKVKAKALSIKDQEKIENALGQSSKALDIAILLALNLGLRLSEVIALRWQDIRFNENIVIIRHSMERVPTGDGNKTVAHLGTPKTQSSQRKIPLEFEFSKCLKEYFQKQTSVQKKPDAFVVGKKDGNSYNGRTVERHFKKRLKELMISETYTFHSLRHSFATRAMESGVVIKVISALLGHSQTATTTDIYLHLSESFIRQEMMKMKDFKRKRHSGSTRVRHAA, from the coding sequence ATGAAACGATTAAAAGAATTTATAAACTTTTTTGTAGGGACTGTACCGATGGACATACTTTTTGATAAATGGTTAGAAAGCAAAAACCATTTAAAAGCACAGACAAAAAGGACTTATGTTCAATTAATTAATCGATATTTGCGTCCCGTATTTGGAGAAAAGTCCGTTAAGACCATCAGTGAGGAAGATATTCAACGGTTTGTTAGCGACATACAAAAGGATCTGAGTGCGAAAACTGTGCATGAAGTTTACCGCTGTTTGCGTGCAGTATTTGAGCTGGCAATAGAGAACAAAATTATAGAAAGAAATCCATGCGAAAAAACAGTTTTACCTCAAAAGGAAAAGGTAAAAGCAAAGGCGCTAAGTATAAAAGATCAAGAAAAAATAGAAAATGCTTTGGGACAGAGTTCAAAGGCACTGGATATCGCTATACTGCTTGCTTTGAATTTAGGTTTGAGATTGTCGGAGGTGATCGCATTGCGTTGGCAAGATATACGTTTTAATGAAAATATAGTAATTATTAGGCATAGCATGGAACGTGTTCCGACAGGTGATGGAAACAAAACAGTTGCCCATCTGGGAACGCCAAAAACACAGAGCAGCCAGAGAAAAATTCCTTTGGAATTTGAATTTTCAAAATGTTTAAAAGAATATTTCCAGAAGCAAACATCAGTGCAAAAAAAGCCTGATGCTTTTGTGGTTGGGAAAAAAGATGGAAATTCTTATAATGGACGGACGGTTGAGCGGCATTTTAAAAAAAGGCTAAAAGAGCTTATGATTTCTGAGACTTATACCTTTCATTCATTAAGGCATAGTTTTGCGACGCGCGCCATGGAAAGCGGCGTCGTAATAAAAGTTATCAGTGCTTTGTTGGGGCATAGTCAGACAGCTACCACAACAGATATTTACTTACATTTAAGTGAGTCTTTTATTCGGCAGGAAATGATGAAAATGAAAGATTTTAAAAGGAAAAGACACTCCGGAAGTACGCGGGTGAGGCACGCCGCATAG
- a CDS encoding HD domain-containing phosphohydrolase, which translates to MLKNLINMVLLCPEGVQEHNKRTGRLIRALLTEIGRSDLIELWRFGDLSPCDYHDLGKRNDDTDDLEHCERGSDFFSDAFRKASGNKESIFCSIASDLCHYHHERWDGKGGPEHLTGDNIPIIARAAAVANAWDHLKTECPGSDNTELLKKIKKYEGVYYDPEMVYALFRLFPV; encoded by the coding sequence ATGCTCAAGAATTTAATCAATATGGTACTGCTTTGTCCGGAAGGCGTTCAGGAACATAATAAACGAACCGGTCGATTAATCCGTGCTCTCCTTACAGAAATCGGGCGGAGTGATCTGATTGAACTTTGGCGTTTTGGTGACCTGTCTCCCTGTGACTATCATGATCTGGGTAAAAGAAATGATGATACCGATGATCTGGAACACTGTGAACGTGGATCAGATTTTTTCAGCGATGCATTTCGGAAAGCGTCAGGCAACAAAGAATCAATATTCTGCAGTATTGCCAGTGATCTTTGCCATTACCACCATGAACGCTGGGATGGCAAAGGGGGACCAGAGCATCTGACAGGTGACAATATCCCAATAATTGCAAGGGCTGCCGCAGTAGCGAATGCCTGGGATCATTTAAAAACAGAATGTCCCGGGTCAGACAATACCGAGCTGCTTAAAAAGATTAAAAAATATGAAGGCGTCTACTATGATCCGGAGATGGTATATGCCTTGTTTCGTCTATTCCCGGTATAG
- a CDS encoding phage antirepressor KilAC domain-containing protein has product MNCNQITPTVRAEEKGFRPWCASCALKQEDRILGSFETLPDVDQRIELAFLEKQLKALGQEYDEKARIYLEDDSERKEYEDSRAGKDDIPVARLAEIMRQQGLSIGRNQLYVWLRKRGFAYFDALRNRNLPTRQSLDKKRMTVEYKTYVEKKSGRLKQSPQLRITPSGQEFFIRTLAEERNRG; this is encoded by the coding sequence ATGAATTGTAACCAGATCACCCCAACCGTCCGGGCAGAAGAAAAAGGTTTTCGTCCATGGTGTGCTTCGTGCGCGCTAAAACAGGAGGACCGCATTTTAGGGAGCTTTGAGACTCTGCCCGATGTAGACCAGCGCATCGAGCTCGCCTTTCTTGAAAAGCAGCTGAAAGCCCTGGGGCAGGAATATGACGAAAAAGCCAGAATTTATCTGGAGGATGACAGTGAGAGAAAAGAGTATGAGGACAGCAGGGCAGGCAAGGATGATATACCCGTTGCCCGTCTGGCGGAGATCATGCGGCAGCAGGGCCTGAGCATTGGGAGGAACCAGCTGTATGTGTGGCTTCGGAAAAGGGGATTTGCTTATTTTGATGCGCTGCGCAACCGTAATTTGCCAACCCGGCAGTCCCTGGACAAAAAACGTATGACTGTTGAGTACAAAACCTATGTGGAGAAAAAGAGCGGCCGTCTCAAGCAGTCCCCACAGCTTCGGATCACCCCTTCGGGCCAGGAATTTTTTATCCGCACACTGGCAGAGGAAAGAAACAGGGGATGA